The Liolophura sinensis isolate JHLJ2023 chromosome 12, CUHK_Ljap_v2, whole genome shotgun sequence genome segment CACTTACACTCAACCCTGTGCTCCCTGTCCAGATGTGAAATccacaaaaatttgaaatgattttccctttttttttattgttactATACGTGACTTGATTTTTTACTTCAAATTTCACTGACAAGGCATACAGCCCTTATAAAAAGTATACTTACGATTTAGATAAGTAGGCCTATTCTTTGTCCAAAACAAAGTAATAGTGATCATTTGTTCATAATGATATGTATTAACGTAGATAGTATTTCTAAGTAAATGTTGAAGTCAGCATTGTTGTATAATTATAGCCTCTTAATTTACTATCCTTACGTATGAAACTAATTAACTTGTTGCGTGGTGGTCACAGTGACTGCTATATCTATGACAGTACCAAGTACCTCACCGTCTGCAGCCTATTTGAAGTGTTGCGTGACCTACTTCTTGATTGGAATGCAATTGAGCTTGGCATTGAAATAGAGagaattatatttttatgaGGAACGGGGAATCGTTCTCAACATTCAGCATATCGGCGACCGATGCGTAGCCGGTATGAATGTTTGCTGCCAAATTTAAGGCCGGTTGACAGTTTGTAAAGTTCAATTTCTGTCCACGCAAGgcgtggaaaaaaaaaaaaaagccaaccCAGACATTTTTATTACTTGAGATTTTTTTCGGGTCGGTCAGGTTATGGGAaacatgaataatattttgaaCCGTAGGAACAAGATGTTACAAAAACCTGGTGTAGTGGTCTTGCAAGCCTATTCTCCCTTTTACCAATACCATTCCATTGCTATAACCATTACTAGATAAATTCATGATGAAGATTTGCCTTGACAAGATTCAGATCTTCTTGCCAATGGTGAAGAGTGGCTACAGTCAAATCCAGCGGGGACTGTTGTCAGAGACCTACCTGGAAGCGCATGTGAGTAGTCACCAGCTGACTGACTGTCTGTCAACTCTTTTATCAGTTTCTATCAATGTTGTTGAATTTCGAATGGAATCCATGTGACTACCAGCTGACAGTACACCAGTTGTCAGTACTTTGTAAATTTGTGTGAATGTTGGAGAATTTAGAGAGTTGTAACATCCGGACTGACAGGTACATTTTCTAGGACTGTTTCAAACTACGTCATCTTGGGTCTTAATCTAAGAGTTCCAAATGTCAAGAACATTTATAGCTGAGCATAGCTTTACGGAACTGGCTACATTGCGTTTCTTGATCAGAAGAATTTTGCATGAACAACTTTACTTGACTTTTTTAAGAAACATTGCATGTTGGACATATGGGTAGAAAAAAATGCTGACTTAAAACAATTAACTGAAAAGGAAAGTGGGTCCTGACTTTGGAAATCTGAAGGATAATCTGCTGTTAAATTTGTAGCGAAATTAGAAAATAGAATGGTGATTTTAGTGAGCGAAATTAATGTTTAAATTTGGACCTTCGCGAAAGCTGGATATGCATTAATAGTTTCTGTAGTGAGTGGCAGGTCAGTGACATGAGAAGCTAATGCAGATCTGCTGCCTAAATGACATGAGAAGGTAATGCAGACCTGCTGCCTCAGTGGCAGGTGAGTGACATGAGAGCTAATGCAGATCTGCTACCTGAGTGGCAGGTGAGTGACATGAGAAGGTAATGTAGATCTGCTGGCTGAGTGGCAGGTGAGTGACATGAGAAGGTAATGCAGATCTGCTGGCTGAGTGGCAGGTGATTGACATGAGAAGGTAATGTAGATCTGCTGACTGAGTGGCAGGTGAGCGACATGAGAAGCTAATGCAGATCTGCTGGTTGTGTTGTAGAGGTTGGTGAGGATGAACAAGACAGAGGATGACGAACTAGGTGCAGAGGAACTGACTGAGGAGGAGATTCGACAGGTTGCCGGTCAGTATAAGTATAGGGTTGATTGCTCAAATGGCAAAGGTCAACTATTTTGTGGATTGGACTTTTtagtcatactcaagaataatgcGTTTATGGgatgcattatggtgggagaaaaccacgaAATCCACGACcttgcgcaggttgctggcagacattacCATGTGTGACCAGGGGGGGAAGTCAGCacgaactggacttgaactcacagtgaccacattggcgagaggctcgtgggtcattgtgctgcccaaaacaaaaagaaaaatttgtaGAAATACAATAATCCATTAAccataaatgaaaattataagAATTTGTGTGATACAAAGTTATCGTTCTGATGACCTGGACTGAATTTTAGGTCATCCGTTTTATTTTGAGCTCTAGTGAAGACTAGTGAATAGCCAAATATTGTGACCCCTGGGAATAAAACCAACTAAATATTGAACAGTTACAACATCAATCAGCTTTGCTGATTAGTAACTTGAATGTTGTACTTTTTCAGAGGATGATTTTTACGACAAACTTGCCAACAGCATCGCACCAGAAATTTACGGCCATGAGGACATCAAGaaggcgttgttgttgttgcttgtGGGCGGAGTGGACAAATCTCCACAAGGCATGAAGATCCGAGGTAAGATGTGTGGAAAGAAgtgtcattgttacattgttttttttcagttaacCGAGGATTTCTGAAGATGAGGATGATAATTCAAAAGGCTTTATGTGAGTTTTCAGAAAAGAGTTTCTGCCCTTGGTCTGGCAGAGTATTTCAAGCCGTGAAACAAGTTTCTGCTAGTTTTGCAAATAGGGAGAATAGCATCTTTGATTCCAGCTCTCACTCTCACTCTTTTAGCCCAGATATCAcggctggtagagcgtccgcttctgaaatggtagatccacggtcaatcctgggttgtcacacctaagaccttaaaagaggaagttgtaacttgctcacttggtgttcagcatgaaagggatagtgcaacgactggttgacccatatcagtgtaatggctcgggcggggcagcttacttgccttcggtaaggcgtctccgtgaaacagcactagataaaagagcggtggaaatccgtcttgcaacaaggaggcacattacttgcactccaaggattccttcgtcgttgtGTGACTGAAAAAAAGTACGAAgttaacccccaagcactcactcttttaGCTGCAGCTTTAAATTATGAGGTTGGTCTGGTATCAGAAGAATTTCTGCGGGTAACCCCAGGTACTCCAATTACCTCCACCCAATTCTCAAGCACAGCATTAACCaacactcaatcaatcaatctttgTTTACAGGTAATATCAACATCTGTTTGATGGGAGACCCTGGTGTGGCCAAAAGTCAGCTTTTGTCTTACATCGACAGACTCGCCCCAAGAAGTAAGTGATCAGAACTGTGTTGTGAAATTACTTTAGTGGATTAAATTGTGTTTTCATCGATTCAGGTCCAATAATCCTACCAGTTAATGATTGTGACCTCAGATATCCTGTACTTTTCGCAGTTTTGCTGTTTCTTTATTTCTGTAAGATGTACACAAGGcagaatactgtatttcacttaaagtttgaTAGAAAGTGaagtgatacttttgatgccaactcTTGAGTCTGACAAgacattaatcaaacttcacaaaaaagtctGAATAGACCATGTTAGGTGGATGCGTCTATCAGAGTTGAGCTAAATGTGtgacttgaaaaatgcttaacaTTGGGTGAGCACTGTGTCATCAAGCAAGCAAGTGAAATGGTGTATCTGTCACACTGAAACCTTTAAAACAGTTTCGCTTTACCGAGCCACAAATCTGTGAACATCTTCCTTTAGGATTTAAGGGCTTTAGTGATTTTGGTGTGAATATAATTACTGAAGAGgcattttatgtacaaaaattcATTGCTTAGTCGTCACCTGTAACATGATAAATTAACAttgattacaatttttcagaTGAACAGACCCTGAAATTGGAAACTCatgaaattttatcatttaattcTGTGGTATAACTATGTTATTACCCGTTGTCTGTGCAGGTCAGTACACAACAGGGCGTGGTTCCTCTGGTGTTGGCCTGACAGCCGCGGTGATGAAAGATCAGATAACAGGGGAGATGACCCTGGAGGGAGGTGCGCTGGTGCTGGCGGACCAGGGGGTCTGCTGCATTGACGAGTTTGACAAGATGATGGACGGAGACAGGACAGCCATTCACGAGGTCATGGAACAACAAACCATCTCCATAGCCAAGGTGAGGTCACTCTGACATCTGCACAGTTATCCCCCCTTGAATTGTAATTGGTGACGGTTTGAAGCGTGTTCTCTGGAACCTTATGTTATCTTATACATTTGTATCCAGGATATGGTCTGGTATAAATGAAGCTTCAGAACGAGAGACAACAAAGCACGTACAGTAGTGgtgttcatgaatattcatgcgTGAAAAATCATTGATCTTACCGATCACAGCAAATCATACATTGGTTTCTGGCATTGCATTCTAGTACTGTGCTTTTATTTTGTATGTGAAGCTTTTTATTGGTTTCGTTACCACTCCAGATTTCAGGATTGACGGTGGTTCGAAAGATTTAACCAATGTGGTCCTAAATTGGTCTTCTGCCGGCTAACTTTACACATGcgtattttaatttttcactgAACACTTGAAAATCCCCAAGCAGACAACTTATTATGATTTCCGCTTCATTTCAGGCTGGCATCATGACGAGCTTAAACGCACGCGTCTCTATCCTGGCCGCGGCTAATCCCGCCTACGGCAGGTACAACCCCAAAAAGTCTGTTGAACAGAACATTCAGCTTCCTGCAGCCCTACTCTCCAGGTTTGACCTGCTGTGGCTGATTCAGGACAAGGCTGACAGGGACAATGATCTCAGGTAAGGTACTGGGTGTCCGGGAGGACATAACAAGGCTCCTCACCTGCCTCATCCCCAGGTATTCCTGTATGTTGTATTACCGAACTGATATTGGATTCCTAAAACTGATTTTAGAATTGAGTTTGATGCTTTTTTCTGTACAACATTCAATTTCAACTACAGCAACTGTTGCTGAAATTTTATAATGttggtttgtaaaatttttctATATGAATCCTTGTTAGTCGTTATTATAAAACATCACCACTGACATTTTATAGTTAGTCGCTGAAGTTGATGTAAACTGTACTGTTGGGTAATTTCTGTGTGACCTAGGATTAAACATGTTTGTGGACTTCTTtaccattgaaaaaaaatatgggtAGGATTTTATGgaaagaagaaaatgtttgaaagtAGTAAGAATGTGAAGATTAGTAGAATCTTACTGTTAGCTGTCTTTTGTTAATAGCTAATTCTTTTAACAGCAATTGATCGGTTTCTAGTTTGCTACGCTTTTGTGTTGGTGGAATATGTAAAGGCATTGCCATGGGTACTCTGGAGTGTTTTCTAATGTGTCTGGTAATGAACTGGATCCAAATCTACGtgcatttatttcaaaatactcTTTGAACGATCCGTGATTATTATAAATGAGTATTTTGTGATCGGCTGTTTCAGGTTGGCTCAGCACATCACGTATGTTCACCAGCACAACACACATCCACCCATCCAGTTCACTCCCCTCGACATGAAACTCATGAGGTAAGATCGCTTACGTTTACATCGGGTCGCTTATAATTGTACGGAATTTGTCAGCAGCTAAAATCCCTGCCATATAGTCTGTGGTACAGATCCTGGGTGTTCAAAACTGAAgacttaagacttaataccagatttaagtttgttttcaattttgtacttagcctagaaaaaatgtgtaacattaaatatgaactaaaactgctgctgttacacTTTGGCTTTGGAGAATTGCATTAGCTGCTGAGTTTGGCGGAGTTCTATCaagtaaaatatgaaatatgacttaataccagttttagcAAATActctttcgaacaactgggccttAGTGGGTGATCAGTCAGTGAAATTATGTTTTGCTGTAGATCACTGATTTCACATGAATTTTCACAAGACTAGTATAATAGGGTGATGAATTGGTCAAAATTTCCATAAAAATTATTGCTGACTTAGTGTAAGTTTTGTCTGGAGTGACGGGTGAACTGGTCTCGTAACTTGAGAAGCATATACTTACAGCTGACTATCAAAGAGAAGTGTGATGACAGACCTCTTTATAGATGTGTTGCTGTGTCATGTGTaaatttttgtattaaaatgaatcaaaatgtaAAGCTTAAAATGAATCAAAAGACTTTTCCCTTTGTTGGTTCAACCAGTGGCCCACAAGCTAAACCTAGAATAGAGATAATGGATAGAATTGACCGCAGATGTTATCATGTACTAACCTGTGCTGTAGGCGTTACATCGGCCTGTGTAAGCGGCGTCAGCCAGCCGTTCCCGAGTTGCTGTCAGATTACATCACTGGTGCGTACGTAGAGATGAGGAAAGAGGCAAGGAACAACAAGGACATGACCTTCACCTCCGCCAGAACGCTGCTCGCCATTCTGCGACTCTCCACTGCGCTGGTATGTGATCAGGCTGCAGAATTACAGCCTGTCTAGATTTTTGTGGTGTTCTTGTCAATCTCTGAACACCGATTTTTTTAGCATTAGGGTAAAATGATCAGTTTTTCATACATTCTGAAGATTTTGTTCACAGTTATAAGCTTTATTAATATTTGGATTCAGTAACTTCTACTTTTAAGTATCACATACTTTGCAAAAAATCGGGGAATGTGAATTTAGATCCTGTCTGCGGTTTTGATTCCTTCTGTAATTCTTCGGATATTTGAGGACACCTggtctgtttttgttgtttttttttggcgaatatacatgtaattgtagcaggaatatttagtttcgtttttgtttgacatggttagtccatctaatgaagaACATATACAGTGTCATATCCTTTCCAGCACTACTAATACCAGTCTTCTGATATTTGAGGACACctggtctgtttttttttgggtttttttggcgaatatacatgtaattgtagcaggaatatttagtttcgtttttgtttgacatggttagtccatctaatgaagaACATATACAGTGTCATATCCTTTCCAGCACTACTAATACCAGTCCTGAAACTTGGAAGAACCAAGTGTAGTCCAGTTTTGATAATTTTATGTGCTGGTTCGTTGAGTGGCCTCTCGAAGTTTGAAAACTGACTGGATCCATGCTTGACTTGACGCCATGCATGTTTAACAAGGATATAATTTTTCTGAGTTAGCATGTTTGATCCGAGACTAATTGGGCGAGTGTGTTGTAGGCGAGGTTACGTTTGTCTGATATGGTGGAGAAGGAAGATGTGAACGAGGCAATGAGGCTGATGGAGATGTCCAAAGATTCCCTCAACACCACCAACGAGATGCACCAGAGGTAAGAGGTCATGGGCATTGGCAAGAATTTCCACAGCAAATTCCATGAATTCCGTCAGGATTTATGCTCCAGTTCTGTATTAGTGCTCGTGGTGACTTTTTAATAACGGATACAGCTGTTCTTGGACAAATGTTTGGTCGTCTTCCAGAGTTTGTGGGCACATTTGAATGAAAACGTAAGAGACAGCCACATTTAAAATGTAGCAAACCAGAATGCTCGTGATGAATTAATGGTGTGTTCAGTCAGCACAGACAAAAGAGGTTCCTTTTATACTTGGTTGCTGTCTAGAACTTACAGAACGGTGGAGCAAATGGTTTAGACACAAAGAATTGTGAATATTATTGTACTTTCCTGCAAAGGTACAAAGTACTGAAAATCCTATAAATGATGAAACaagttaatgtttaatgttacctgtgtaatggttttgttttccAGGACTCAAAATCCAACTGACCAGATCTTTGCCATTGTGCGTGAAATGGCACCGCAAAAGGGTGTGAAATCTGTCAAACTGGCTGACATAATGGAACAGTGTACGTCTAAAGGATTCAAACCAGACCGAGTGGATGCCTGTATAGAGGAGTATGAAGAACTGAATGTGTGGCAAGTCAACCAGGCCAGGACCAAACTCACCTTTGTCTGAGGTGGTgcaagttcaaacccagctcctGGCACAAATCCAGCAGTTTGTTTTACAGGACAATTTATGATGCGGAGTGTGTCTTGAAGTGGGCTTATTTTCTACTGGTGTAAAATGAGAACTCAGCGAAGTGAGAGTTGTAATTAAA includes the following:
- the LOC135479480 gene encoding DNA replication licensing factor mcm7-like; this encodes MPPRDYAADNDKIKTFLKEYYEDGKDGGKDFIYSAQLTKIAHREQVALTIDLDHVTDYDPELADAIVENSPRYTKLFADAVYEILPDFKEKEINHKDALDVYIEHRLLMEQRNHPEGQREITRDARNKYPPELMRRYEVYFKPTSQQKHVAIRDVKATSVGKLVAVKGIVTRATEVKPMMSVATYTCDTCGNETYQPINSPSFMPLIMCPTQDCTTNRSGGRLYLQSRGSKFVKFQEVRIQEHSDQVPVGNIPRSMTIMCRGETTRQVQPGDHVSITGIFLPMVKSGYSQIQRGLLSETYLEAHRLVRMNKTEDDELGAEELTEEEIRQVAEDDFYDKLANSIAPEIYGHEDIKKALLLLLVGGVDKSPQGMKIRGNINICLMGDPGVAKSQLLSYIDRLAPRSQYTTGRGSSGVGLTAAVMKDQITGEMTLEGGALVLADQGVCCIDEFDKMMDGDRTAIHEVMEQQTISIAKAGIMTSLNARVSILAAANPAYGRYNPKKSVEQNIQLPAALLSRFDLLWLIQDKADRDNDLRLAQHITYVHQHNTHPPIQFTPLDMKLMRRYIGLCKRRQPAVPELLSDYITGAYVEMRKEARNNKDMTFTSARTLLAILRLSTALARLRLSDMVEKEDVNEAMRLMEMSKDSLNTTNEMHQRTQNPTDQIFAIVREMAPQKGVKSVKLADIMEQCTSKGFKPDRVDACIEEYEELNVWQVNQARTKLTFV